In Oncorhynchus clarkii lewisi isolate Uvic-CL-2024 chromosome 16, UVic_Ocla_1.0, whole genome shotgun sequence, one genomic interval encodes:
- the LOC139367945 gene encoding neurotrypsin-like: MDPNTRKMMLLIGLNCLWLQVLSEVIADDSYLNEVQNAAPLSCSEGFTELGFYNGSVSQTDSGAPCLRWAEFPDYVLQYPGRGLGEHSYCRNPDRESNPWCFFRQTSGAIGWAYCDCHQGAARLVGGTSSRSGRVEVYLNGQWGAVCDSHWTDRDASVICRQLGLGEIGTALQQSRFGSGSGLFHYERLSCRGDESSVSQCQSRTFVTGDCSHGNEAGVVCAPPEGSGLPLRLVGGEEYFEGRVEVFHSGRWGSVCDDQWDDRDAEVVCRQLGFGGVAKAWSWAHFGQSSGPILLDAVRCTGNEVFLDQCLHGDWEQHNCDHMEDAGVSCSPYTDGVVRLVGGDSPWEGRVEVFHSGDWGTVCDDHWTQQHTHVVCRQLGYRGHAEVVTDRTFGGGSGIILLDDVRCEGTESSLLDCRHGTWGRSDCSHGEDVGVRCRAGAKEEETNEVPAVAPATGPLLRLFGGGSHNEGRVEVYLHGDWGSICDSGWNDLNAAVVCRQLGHSGHAVAAGGFGRGKGPVHLDQVRCTGKEDFLGECPSLGRARDGCRWRQDAGVSCDHAPRATEDQARSSELTCGVRKIVEEGNERKSGGEGENVPRTLWPWQVSVWLGSEGKDGHPICSGTLISPCWALASAHCFTRFGIGPSQYVVRFGGSDRILIPERVVVHRKFRADQGPGGHDLALLRLPSPKDHCLTFDPHTNAACLPTPDAAGGKTPLSCIAAVTAGWDGPDAVLQSWVPLLTSWQCKKRYGDGFSSHGTLCAGSPPDTRRLHGNNGCQGNWGGGLVCQGEGGRWVLTGIVSGGYGCSDPSTPALYTRVSRFRGWIEEVTHTHRSGTYTHTQS; this comes from the exons ccCCTCTCTCCTGTTCGGAGGGTTTTACAGAGCTGGGTTTCTATAATGGCTCTGTGTCTCAGACGGACTCTGGCGCCCCCTGCCTGCGGTGGGCAGAGTTTCCAGACTACGTGCTGCAGTACCCTGGCCGAGGCCTTGGGGAGCACAGCTACTGCCGTAACCCTGACagagagtccaacccctggtgcTTCTTCAGACAGACCTCTGGGGCCATCGGCTGGGCCTACTGCGACTGCCACCAGG GTGCAGCTCGGCTGGTGGGCGGGACATCGTCAAGAAGTGGACGTGTGGAGGTGTACCTGAATGGCCAGTGGGGGGCGGTGTGTGACTCTCATTGGACAGACAGAGATGCCAGTGTGATCTGCAGACAGCTGGGGTTGGG tgaGATCGGCACTGCTTTGCAGCAGTCCAGGTTCGGCTCGGGCTCCGGCCTCTTCCATTACGAGCGGCTGAGTTGCCGTGGAGATGAGAGCTCCGTCAGCCAATGCCAGAGCAGGACATTTGTTACCGGGGACTGTAGCCATGGAAACGAGGCGGGAGTTGTGTGTGCTCCACCAGAAG GCAGTGGTCTTCCTCTACGATTGGTTGGAGGAGAAGAATACTTTGAGGGGCGTGTGGAGGTGTTCCACAGTGGTAGGTGGGGCTCTGTCTGCGATGACCAATGGGACGACAGAGATGCAGAGGTGGTCTGTCGACAGCTGGGCtttgg GGGTGTGGCGAAGGCCTGGTCGTGGGCTCACTTCGGACAGAGCTCAGGTCCCATCCTATTGGACGCCGTGAGGTGTACAGGAAATGAAGTCTTCCTGGACCAGTGTCTTCATGGAGACTGGGAACAACACAACTGTGACCATATGGAAGACGCTGGGGTATCCTGCAGCCcctacacag acggTGTGGTGCGGTTGGTAGGAGGAGACAGTCCATGGGAGGGTCGTGTTGAAGTCTTCCACTCTGGGGACTGGGGTACGGTGTGTGACGACCACTGGActcaacaacacacacatgtGGTCTGTCGACAGCTcggatacag AGGGCATGCTGAGGTGGTGACTGACAGAACGTTCGGCGGGGGTTCTGGTATCATCCTGTTGGACGATGTGCGTTGTGAGGGGACGGAGTCGTCCCTGCTGGACTGTCGCCATGGCACCTGGGGCCGTAGCGACTGTTCCCATGGAGAGGACGTGGGCGTGCGATGCAGGGCCGGAGCTAAAGAGGAAGAGACCAATGAGGTGCCGGCTGTTGCACCTGCCACAG GTCCTCTGTTGCGTCTGTTTGGGGGTGGTAGCCATAACGAAGGTCGTGTGGAAGTCTATCTCCATGGAGACTGGGGGAGTATCTGTGACTCAGGCTGGAACGATCTGAACGCTGCCGTGGTCTGCAGACAGCTGGGCCAcag tggTCATGCGGTAGCAGCAGGTGGGTTCGGTCGGGGGAAGGGACCTGTCCACCTGGACCAGGTGAGGTGTACCGGGAAGGAGGACTTCCTGGGGGAGTGTCCGTCTCTGGGCCGGGCCCGTGACGGCTGCAGATGGAGACAGGATGCAGGGGTGAGCTGTGACCACGCCCCCCGGGCAACAGAGGACCAGGCCAGGTCAAGTGAGCTCACCTGTGGAGTGAGGAAGATTGTGGAGGAAGGGAacgagaggaagagtggaggagaaggagagaatgtACCCAG gACATTGTGGCCATGGCAGGTGTCAGTGTGGTTGGGTTCTGAGGGGAAAGATGGCCATCCTATCTGTAGTGGTACTCTGATCTCTCCCTGCTGGGCCCTGGCCTCCGCTCACTGCTTCACCAG gttTGGTATTGGCCCGTCTCAGTATGTGGTGCGCTTTGGGGGTTCTGACAGAATTCTGATCCCGGAGCGAGTGGTGGTCCATAGAAAGTTTAGAGCAGATCAGGGCCCTGGGGGTCATGACCTGGCCCTGCTGAGGCTGCCCAGCCCCAAGGATCACTGTTTGACCTTTGACCCCCACACCAACGCCGCCTGCCTCCCCACACCGGATGCTGCGGGGGGGAAGACCCCCTTGTCCTGCATTGCCGCGGTTACCGCTGGCTGGGACGGCCCAG ACGCTGTGCTCCAGTCCTGGGTACCCCTTCTGACGTCATGGCAGTGTAAGAAGCGTTATGGCGATGGTTTCTCCTCCCACGGCACGCTGTGCGCCGGCAGCCCCCCTGACACACGCCGTCTCCACGGGAACAACGGTTGCCAGGGCAACTGGGGCGGTGGGCTGGTATGCCAGGGGGAGGGAGGGCGATGGGTGTTGACCGGGATTGTCTCCGGGGGTTACGGCTGCAGCGACCCCTCAACCCCGGCGCTCTACACACGGGTCAGCCGGTTCCGGGGCTGGATCGAGgaagtcacacatacacacaggagcgggacatacacacacacacaatcatga